From Bombina bombina isolate aBomBom1 chromosome 1, aBomBom1.pri, whole genome shotgun sequence:
GAGCTGCATGATTTAAAATAGGAAATTCACATtataaaaaattcattaaaaattctgtacaaaattacaacaaaatatttTCAGCATGGGTTTTAACAACAAGTAGTAAAATGTTGGtcgaaaaatatatgtatatatatatttatttaattggcCCACTGTTCATTTATAAATTGCATAGATCCTAATTATTGCTTGTGATTTTTCTGTTTATGGGGGGAAAAGAGATTACGAAAAATAATACATCGGGGGGAAGGAACATTACATCCCAACTTCTAAAGGCAGTAAATGTCAAAATAAGTGTATAATAGAAGCTTGGGACATTTGCACTTTGCAGCAAGGTTAGCAAGCGGGCTGAAACTTGTAAACAAGTAGGGTACTGTACAGCACAGTTAATTACATTAGTTTCGTTCATTTGATCTCTCAAAAGTTAATCATGAAAGATGGCATTTAGTTGGGCACTCATGACTCGTTCGTGGTGCGAATGGCTATCATATGACATGATGTTATCTATGGGGATTTCACATCTTGGAGCAGCACTGGCAAACATAGATCCGTGACCTTGAGCTGCTGCTATACTGGCTGCAGGGTAGTGCATGGTAAAGGCATAATTCTTATCAAACTCTGCGGAAGGTTCGTGTTTAAATGAAAAGTTCCCATTAACACTCAATGGTGGGCTCAGTGGCCCATCAAAAGAGGGGCTAGTACAGTCAGTGACAGTGCTTTcaaaaaagggctccaatgctgcGCCATAGGAGTGTGGTTTTACATGAAAGATGTGGGAGCTGTCCATGGTACCATAGGGAGGGCTAGGAAGACCTGGCGACTGGTATGGATACGGATGCAGAGGAAAGGAAGCACTTGCTGCTTGCATATGTGGTGGCATATCCTGGTTCTGTTCTGGAAGAAAAGTTCTGGGATTAAGCTGAAGGCATCCAGCAACTAAATTGGTGGTGGGCTGGGATAAACCTTTACAAAGGGTCTGTACAAAAGACACCAGATCTGGACTTTTCCCAGACCTCAAGATCTCAGAAAGTGCCCATATATAATTTTTAGCCAGTCGGAGAGTCTCTATTTTGGAGAGTTTTTGGGTTTTGGAGTAGCAGGGCACAACTTTGCGCAAGTTGTCCAGGGCAGCATTAAGCCCGTGCATGCGGTTCCTCTCTCTGGCATTTGCCTTCATGCGCCTCATTTTAAAGCGTTCTACTCGGGCTTTAGTCATCTTCTTCTTTTTGGGTCCACGTCTTTTAGGTTTTTGATCGTCATCATTTTCTTCGTCATCATTGTCGTCCTCATCATCATCATCTTCTTCCCCGTCCTCTTCTTCCATTTCCTCTTCGTTATGATGATTCACTGAGTCCTCGTCGTCTTCTTTCATTAGACCATCCAGCTCTTCCTCCTTTTTGTCCACCTCATCCTGAGAGCTCAGACATTCATCAACCCACGCTCTTGAGCCCTGGGATTCGGGCAATATCAACCCATTACCTCGATACGATTTTGTCATTTTCAAGTCTGCTTATAAGAACAGAAAAGAAACACACTAAATAATAAGACAATTACATATTTTGGAAATATATTTCATTGATTAAgtttaaatattgatataaaataacatatattattattagcattattaaCTAGTACTAAATTACTTTTTTGCATTCATGTTGTTCTTATACAGCCtataattatatatagttataagaCCTTAATAATCAAAGAAGGTTATAAGATAGAGGAAATGTCAATGATTTAAAATCCTTTCTGAAATCAATTTGGAAATCTACTGGGCAATAAAAAACAGATTTAGACACAAAACCTGCGCATGCGCCTTGGTTGAGGGGATCAGGTGCAACATCTTTCTTTTATATCCAAATCCTGCAGTTTGCTGGTTCGCTCTATGGCTACACTGGTAAGAAAGTGATACATAAAGCACCACTAGACTTATTGTGTACACCATAATGTGATCTATTGAAGCAGTTTTCTGGGCAATCATAGATTTCTGATATAATAGCAAATAAGAGAGTTTGCTACATGGTTAGGATATTATTTTGTCTAAATCCGTAACAGGTAGCAATCATTCCCATTTTAacacttctgtttttttttatatataattcttCTATATTTGCCCCATAGTATTGCACAGAGACAGGCACCTGGTTGTCCTACATCTAATTCTCCTAAATGTATAAAGCTTAATACTACTAAGTtgtatgatttaatacataattaTATTATCAATTGGATATTTATCTAAAATAGTAATATTCCTTAGAATCCTATGTTAATATTGCCATTATTATTAGTGTACATTTGTCAGTAAGCATCAGAGGATCGCATTTAAATGTAATAGAAAATAGTAAATATACTGCTATAAACAATGAATTCTATATAATATCACATAGGTGACTAAAGTAAAGCTGCAATTAGCAGGACCTTACCTTAATTGCAATGTAAGCTTTCCAGTGGTAGTCTCATAACCCTTGCAGTGATATAGACCTGTGCAGTtctgagatttattttttatttctggggGGTTGTGAAGAGACTCTCGGGTTTTATAGCGGGTCCCGTGACGCTAATGGACAAGTGAGTAGGAGGTGGTGGAAAGAGGTGAGGTAGCATCCTGCTATCTTTGAGCAGGATGTTCTGCGCGTGCGCATTGctgctcactcttttttttttttttttcctccctgagTATTTCAAGCACCGCCTCTAACTTTCCCCGGCACGCGCCATATGGTCACCCTAGTCAGGCAAACGGCCCGGGAGTCACGTGACTCGCTTCCATTTGTATTCAGCGGCGCTCTCTGTTCCATCCCTTTGTggccaaggagaaaaaaaaaaaaaaagtggccatCTGTCGCCAGTTTACAGATCCTGCGAACCTGTTTGTACCCGCAGGACAGGGTTAACCCCTTCTTGGCTAGAGCAGCCAGAGCATTGTATACAATAAATGTGACAGAAGGAGAGGCAGAAGGAGGCTGCAGTGACTGAGCCTCACGCTTGTGTCTCTGGAACCTTTCAGTGTCCCCTGATTTGCAAAGTGCCATTAATGACAATTGTCACTCCATGCTCTCCTGGTGCTTGCATGAGATTCCGACACTTCCAGCAATTACTTCATCTTATAGACTCCTGCTTAGATCATCTATAGCCCATtcagttctttctttctttctttctttctttctttctttctttctttctttctttctttctttctttctttctttctttctttctttctttctttctttctttctttctttctttctttctttctttctttctttctttctttctttctttctttctttctttctttctttctttccttctttctttcttcccATGCATTAGAcatataatgttataaaatattgCACAGCCATGAACACAAGAATATATAAGGAGTGTGACCTTCTGTGAATTGTCACGTTTATTTCTACAAACAAATGACAGTGAGCTGAGTTTATTTGACCCCTGGGCATTCAGAATGACTAAAGTTTCAAGGACCAAAACAAGTTGCTGTACACACATTTATTTCATTACAACATTAAATATAATTATGCTAAATCTCACAGCataacatacataaaataaatatacttcAAACTCATGGATTATATGATTTGAACTAAAATCacctattatattttattttttagatgcaaatgatttaaaaataaatttgacttCCGCTCATTTTCCAAATTTTACTGCTGTAGCCGATTTTTAGTAGCAAAAAAGTTTGCAGACATTTATATCAGTTGTAAATTAAGATAATACTAAAACGTGTTAAATGTGAATTTAAATATAAGTACACCCTAAATAAAATAGTACTGCTTCTCTAGTTAGAATTACAATTTGAGAAATGTTTATATTGTCTGATATGCAACTGATTTATGTAATGGTTGCAAGTgcaatttattttctaaatcttctGCTCTAGGGAGCTTTAGCGGAGGGAACTGTATCTCTGGATTTAATCAGAAAtcatttgctttttggcttctgaAGCTTTTGGAGCCCTATCTAGCCAGAGACATCAAATTGAGTGGCAGATATAAAATCTCCCTCAATTATTGTACTGTATGAAATAATCCATAAACCTAATATCATTGCGCTGTGGAACACAGAATccacatattaaaaataaataatagtaatattaattattattattattattattattattattattattattattattattattattattattattattatcacatcaGGCGTCTTTAACCTAATTCCTACACCAGCCTTTTACAATGGTTTTTTATTTATGAGGTGGCGCTTGAACATCCCTATTATTGACTTGGATACACACTGTTTTAGTTCAAGGAGTTTAAGCTGCACTTAAAGGCAAACCTTTTATAGGGATTATACAGTACAATGTGACTATCTGAGTACTCTAAACTGCAAAGTGCAATCCTCGTTCAATTGTGCATACCTTAATGGTGAAATGTACTGCCTTAATATAACTATAAGAGGATTAAAAGCACAATTCACTGCATTTTATGGCAAACAAAACAGTTATGTGTATCTGATtcctttttatatattatatttgataTTATGTCTACATAAGAATATTATTACAATAAATGACCATGTCCCAAAATATGTATTACATCTAGAGACATCATATAACTGCCATTCCTTTTAGACTGACTTTTTTATTCTGATAGAGTATTGGTTTTGGTGACTCCCAGCTCATATGTGAAGCTGAGAGCATCGTTTGCAGGCCACTATTCATTTGAGACATCTTAAACTGACAGATGGGCAGAACAGGTATGTAGTAGAATTGTGTGCGCGCTTTTCATGGCAGCAGAAGGGATAAGCAGGAACTGGGGGAAATGACTCAAAGCAACACCAAGTCTAGGTCAAAGGCTAGCAGCCTCTGATTTCTGTGCTACATATACATTTAACTAGTTCACTGCCAAATGGGACCAATCTGTCACACCTGCTGAATTCATATTATAACTGCACTCAATAAAAGCACTATTAGACTTTTAACTATAGCAGATCCGGCTgatgtttttattttgcatttgccATTGAGCAAGCTTTGACAGATAGCTGCATTAATTATGTACTTTCTAGCAAAATTTTGGTGGAAATCCCTTGCCCTTAtataaattttaagcaacattagtTTATAATCTGTTGTGGAAGTATTTTCTTATATAGAATATGATTTATGTACATTATTTTGTAAGGGATATCTGAATTCTAAGTCTATTTGTAGGAATTAACTTGTTGTCCCACATTCAGTTTATGGTGCTGATCTATTGGCCCTGATTGACGTTACTAACTTAAGCCTATACCGTATACTGTTGGCCCTGATTGACGTTACTAACTTAAGCCTATACCGTATACTGTTTATTAtcctaataccccccccccccccctattgagTCCCAATCATCCACAACTCGCTATCCTCTCCATTCTGACTGCTGTCCAGTGAGAGGCACGCGAGCTGCACACGCTGGCAACAAAAGCCTCTTTCATGGCTGGATGCACAACCCCAGGAGGCAGGCAGTCTGTGGCCTTAAGTCCAACCGACCCAGCAGATCTCAATCCTTTATAACCTAATCACCCCCCTGTATATCCCAACTGACTACTGGAGGCAACCTGCCATTTATTTATCCCCTGATGAACTGATTATGGAAGCCCTAGTCATTTATTCATCCATACAAAAGTCTTCTAGGCTTACATGAGGGTACAGCCAACTATCTTCCAATAATCCCAACTATAGCTACTTCACCAAATAATGGAGAAAGGCT
This genomic window contains:
- the NEUROD1 gene encoding neurogenic differentiation factor 1, which produces MTKSYRGNGLILPESQGSRAWVDECLSSQDEVDKKEEELDGLMKEDDEDSVNHHNEEEMEEEDGEEDDDDEDDNDDEENDDDQKPKRRGPKKKKMTKARVERFKMRRMKANARERNRMHGLNAALDNLRKVVPCYSKTQKLSKIETLRLAKNYIWALSEILRSGKSPDLVSFVQTLCKGLSQPTTNLVAGCLQLNPRTFLPEQNQDMPPHMQAASASFPLHPYPYQSPGLPSPPYGTMDSSHIFHVKPHSYGAALEPFFESTVTDCTSPSFDGPLSPPLSVNGNFSFKHEPSAEFDKNYAFTMHYPAASIAAAQGHGSMFASAAPRCEIPIDNIMSYDSHSHHERVMSAQLNAIFHD